The Pseudomonas sp. IAC-BECa141 genome contains the following window.
GTTCCTTCAGCACTTCGTCGCAGGTCTGCTTCATTACAGTCGCGCGAGGGTCGCGGTTCTTGTAGACGCGGTGACCGAAGCCCATCAGCTTGAACGGATCGTTCTTGTCCTTGGCCTTGGCGATGAACTTGTCGATGTTCGAAACATCGCCGATTTCATCGAGCATGGTCAGCACGGCTTCGTTCGCACCGCCGTGGGCAGGGCCCCACAGTGCGGCGATACCGGCGGCGATACAGGCGAATGGGTTGGCACCCGAGGAGCCCGCCAGACGCACGGTGGAGGTCGATGCGTTCTGCTCGTGGTCGGCGTGGAGGATGAAGATCCGGTCCATGGCCTTGGCGAGTACCGGGCTGATCGGTTTGATCTCGCACGGGGTGTTGAACATCATGTGCAGGAAGTTTTCCGCGTACGACAGGTCGTTGCGCGGGTACATCATGGGTTGACCCATGGAGTACTTGTAAACCATCGCGGCCAGGGTCGGCATCTTGGCAACCAGGCGGATCGCGGAGATTTCGCGATGCTGCGGGTTATTGATGTCGAGGGAGTCGTGGTAGAAGGCCGAGAGGGCGCCGACTACACCACACATGACGGCCATCGGGTGGGCGTCACGGCGGAAGCCGTTGAAGAAGGTTTTCAGCTGCTCGTGAACCATGGTGTGGTTCTTTACGGTGCCGACGAACTGGGCCTTTTGCTCTGCAGTTGGCAGTTCGCCGTTCAGCAGCAGGTAGCAGGTTTCCAGGTAGTCCGACTTTTCAGCCAGCTGTTCGATCGGGTAGCCGCGGTGCAGCAGGATGCCGTTGTCGCCGTCGATATAGGTAATCTTCGATTCGCAGGAAGCGGTCGACATGAAACCGGGGTCGAAAGTGAAGCGGCCCGTGGCCGTCAGGCCCCGAACATCGATAACATCGGGACCAACGGTGCCGGTTAAAATGGGCAGCTCGACGGGGGCTGCGCCCTCGATGATCAACTGCGCTTTTTTGTCAGCCATGTGGCCTCCTATTTATGCTTGAAATCATCAGACAGACCCCCCACGCAGGGCCCGCACCACTATAGTGAGATAAATTCGAATGTCAATTTGCCTAAAGTCTTGCTCCAGAAGGCTTTAACC
Protein-coding sequences here:
- the gltA gene encoding citrate synthase; translated protein: MADKKAQLIIEGAAPVELPILTGTVGPDVIDVRGLTATGRFTFDPGFMSTASCESKITYIDGDNGILLHRGYPIEQLAEKSDYLETCYLLLNGELPTAEQKAQFVGTVKNHTMVHEQLKTFFNGFRRDAHPMAVMCGVVGALSAFYHDSLDINNPQHREISAIRLVAKMPTLAAMVYKYSMGQPMMYPRNDLSYAENFLHMMFNTPCEIKPISPVLAKAMDRIFILHADHEQNASTSTVRLAGSSGANPFACIAAGIAALWGPAHGGANEAVLTMLDEIGDVSNIDKFIAKAKDKNDPFKLMGFGHRVYKNRDPRATVMKQTCDEVLKELGIQNDPQLELAMRLEEIALTDPYFIERSLYPNVDFYSGIILKAIGIPTSMFTVIFALARTVGWISHWKEMLSSPYKIGRPRQLYTGYESRDITKLEDRK